The nucleotide window ATCGGCGAATCCTTGCGCACCACCAGCGCCGTCCATTCCGGGCGCGAATAGATGTAGGGCGTGCGGATCGGGTTGCCGTTGGCGCGCGCCAGCAGGGCGGCCAGGCCGGCCGAGGAGCCGATGTCGATGCTGTTGCCGTTCAGGTATTCGAGAGCCCGGTTGCTGCCGGCCGAGAGCACCCACTTGATGTCGGTGCCGGCCGGCCTGAAGGCTTCCTCGAGCCAGCCGAAGCGTTTCAGCACGAGGCTGGTCGGCGAGTAGTAAGCATAATCGAGGCGCAATTCCTTCAGCGGTTCGGCGGCGCGCGCAAGCGATGGCACGGCAAGCACCGCGGCGGCACCGGTGACGGATTTCAACAGGGTACGGCGTTTCATGGTTGGTTTTCCTGGAAGTTCATGTAGTGCGAAGTTACTTGCCCGCTTCGAGGGCGAGCTGGTAATCGGTCTTGGCGTAATCGGCGAAATGCTTGTTGGTGACCGCGAGGAATTCGCGTGAGCGGTAGGCAGCGGCGATGTCCTTCGCGAACTGCTTGTCCTTGTCCGCTGTCTTCACGGCCACCAGGTTCACGTAGTTCGGCGAGATCTTCTCGGTCTTCAGCGCATCGCGCAGCTTCAAACCGGAAGCCAGCGCGTAATTGCCATTGACGAAGGAGTAATCGGTATCCTGCAGGGAGCGGGGCAGTTGCGCGGCCTCCAGGGGTACCAGCCGGATCTTCTTCAGGTTCTGCGCCACGTCCCGCTCCGAGGCGCGCACCGGATCGACGCCCGGGCGCAGCTTGATCCAGCCGAGCTGCTCGAGCAGCACCAGCGCGCGCGCCTGGTTGGTCGGATCGTTCGGCAGCGCCACGGTACTGCCTTCCTTCACTTCGTCGAGGCGCTTGTGCTTCTTGCTGTAAATGGCGATCGGCGCCGTGGGCACCGTCACCAGCGGCACGATCGGCAGCTTGTGCTCGCCGGCGAACCGGTTCAGGTAGATCACATGCTGGAACACGTTGGCATCGAGCGAGCCCTCGGCCAGCGCGAAGTTCGGCTGGATATAGTCGTTGAACTCCACCAGCTTCACCTTGTAGCCCTGGCGTTCCAGGATCGGCTTGATGCCGAGCCTTACCTGGTCGGCATAGGGGCCGGCACTGGTGCCGATTACTACTTCCTTGGGATCTTTCGCGTGCACGGCAAGCTGGGTCGTCAAAGAGCACAGCAGCAAGGCAAACAGTACGGCGCGGCGTTGGTCGGTCATCATCACTCCTGGCGTTTGTCGAGCCGGCGCGCGAGGCGGGCGCCGGTGAACTGGATCACTTGCACGATCAGCACCAGCAGCAGCACGGTGGCGATCATCATTTCGGTTTCAAAGCGGTAGTAGCCGTAGCGGATGGCCAGGTCGCCGATGCCGCCGCCGCCCACCACGCCGGCCACCGCCGAATAGGACAGGAAGCTGATCGCCAGCACCGTCAGGGCCAGCACCAGGCCGGAGCGGGCTTCCACCAGCAGCACGCGCCAGACGATCTGCAGTTCGCTGGCGCCCATCGCATTGGACGCCTCGATCACGCCGCGCGGCACTTCGCGCAGGCTCTGTTCGACCAGGCGGGCGAAGTAGGGGATCGCCGCACAGGACAACGGCACGCTGGCCGCCAGCGGCCCGATCGAGGTGCCGGCAATGATGCGTGTAAAGGGCACCAGCGCCACCAGCAGGATGATGAACGGGAACGAGCGCACCGTATTCACGCACCAGCCCAGCACGGCCGCCGCGTAGCGGTTCTGCAGCGGCTGGCCGCGCGAGACGAGGAACAGCAGCACGCCCAGCGGGCCACCCAGCAGCACCGCCGCGGACAGGCCGATCGACAGCATCGCCAGCGTCTGTCCCAGTGCCGTCCACAGCTCGGGCAGGAGCTCCTGCAACTTGATCAGCGAAGCGGGCCAGTCACGCATGCAGCGCCTCCCGCGTGGCGCTGGCGAACAGCGGCAGCAGCTCGCGCCCCAGCGCGGTGACCGCGTGCGGCGTGCCGGGCCGCACGATCTCGGCCACTTCGCCCGCCTCGATCACGGCCACGCGGTGGCACAGGGCGGCCAGCACGTCGAGCTCGTGGCTGACGATCACGATGGTCACGCCGAGGCGCCTGTTCACGTCGGCCAGCGTGGCCAGGATGCTGCGCGTGGTCTCGGCATCGAGCGCGGAGGTGGGTTCGTCGCACAGCAGCACGGCCGGCCCGCTGGCCAGCGCCCGGGCGATCGCCACGCGCTGGCGCTGGCCGCCGGAGAGCTGGGCGGGCCAGGCCTGCGCCTTGTCTTCCAGGTGCACCAGCGCCAGGCAATCGGCCACGCGCCGTGCCATCGCCGCGCGGTCATGGCCGCCATGGATCTTCAGGGGGAAGGCCACGTTGTCGGCCACGGTGGCGTTCTGCAGCAGGTTGAAGCCCTGGAAGATCATGCCGATGTTCTGGCGCGCCGCACGCAGCGCGTGCTTGCCCAGGCGCGTCAGCTCCTCGCCATCGACCGTCACGGTGCCGGCATCGGGCCGCTCCAGCAGGTTGAACAGGCGCAGCAGCGTGGACTTGCCGGCGCCGCTGCGGCCGGCGATGCCGAAGATCTCGCCAGCACCGATGTCGAGCGATACGTCGCGCACGGCGGCCACGCCGGTGCCCCGGTCCGTGCCGAACGAGCGTGACACGCCGCGCAGGCGGATCAGCGGCGCCGCGGGCGGCAGATGATGAAGCGCGTTCAAGGTCTTGTCCCCGCTCACGAATAGGGGCCCGGCTCGGGCAGCGTGCCGGACAGCGCGTAACGTCCCAGGTCGCGGTACTTGTAGTCGACCGGGTCGTGCAGCGTGTGCACGCGGGCGTTGCGCCAGTAGCGGTCGAAGCCGAAGCGGGCCGACGTGGAGCG belongs to Pseudoduganella albidiflava and includes:
- a CDS encoding methionine ABC transporter permease, producing MRDWPASLIKLQELLPELWTALGQTLAMLSIGLSAAVLLGGPLGVLLFLVSRGQPLQNRYAAAVLGWCVNTVRSFPFIILLVALVPFTRIIAGTSIGPLAASVPLSCAAIPYFARLVEQSLREVPRGVIEASNAMGASELQIVWRVLLVEARSGLVLALTVLAISFLSYSAVAGVVGGGGIGDLAIRYGYYRFETEMMIATVLLLVLIVQVIQFTGARLARRLDKRQE
- a CDS encoding MetQ/NlpA family ABC transporter substrate-binding protein; translated protein: MTDQRRAVLFALLLCSLTTQLAVHAKDPKEVVIGTSAGPYADQVRLGIKPILERQGYKVKLVEFNDYIQPNFALAEGSLDANVFQHVIYLNRFAGEHKLPIVPLVTVPTAPIAIYSKKHKRLDEVKEGSTVALPNDPTNQARALVLLEQLGWIKLRPGVDPVRASERDVAQNLKKIRLVPLEAAQLPRSLQDTDYSFVNGNYALASGLKLRDALKTEKISPNYVNLVAVKTADKDKQFAKDIAAAYRSREFLAVTNKHFADYAKTDYQLALEAGK
- a CDS encoding methionine ABC transporter ATP-binding protein; protein product: MNALHHLPPAAPLIRLRGVSRSFGTDRGTGVAAVRDVSLDIGAGEIFGIAGRSGAGKSTLLRLFNLLERPDAGTVTVDGEELTRLGKHALRAARQNIGMIFQGFNLLQNATVADNVAFPLKIHGGHDRAAMARRVADCLALVHLEDKAQAWPAQLSGGQRQRVAIARALASGPAVLLCDEPTSALDAETTRSILATLADVNRRLGVTIVIVSHELDVLAALCHRVAVIEAGEVAEIVRPGTPHAVTALGRELLPLFASATREALHA